A section of the Cololabis saira isolate AMF1-May2022 chromosome 16, fColSai1.1, whole genome shotgun sequence genome encodes:
- the ccdc28b gene encoding coiled-coil domain-containing protein 28B, translating to MEDKRKKRSPKVSLPQPPPPPINPRKLSVLPASKSATFSLGLPQPPSPKNRSKYKRSIGAPGQPKEVLFTAVVAPPKTTRPHREKPRAPQPAGPSKVVQSSPLQHSFLTDVSDVREMEGGLLNLLNDFHSGKLQAFGKVCSFEQLEHVREMQEKLARLHFSLDSHVEELSEDQRKCASDHNLEHLLSNLEELSTSIQKLHLAENQDLPKTSAP from the exons atggAGGACAAGCGCAAGAAGCGTAGCCCCAAGGTTTCTCTCCCCCAGCCCCCTCCACCCCCCATCAACCCACGCAAGCTGTCTGTCCTGCCCGCCAGCAAGAGCGCTACCTTCTCTCTCGGCCTGCCGCAGCCTCCCTCCCCCAAGAACAGAAGTAAGTATAAAAGATCCATCGGAGCTCCAGGTCAGCCCAAAGAGGTGTTGTTCACGGCTGTCGTGGCTCCGCCAAAGACAACCAG ACCCCACAGGGAGAAGCCCAGGGCCCCGCAGCCGGCAGGACCCAGCAAAGTAGTGCAGTCTTCCCCCCTGCAGCACTCCTTCCTTACAGACGTTTCAGATGTGAGGGAGATGGAGGGAGGCCTCCTCAACCTCCTCAACGACTTCCACTCAGGCAAATTACAGGCTTTTG GTAAGGTGTGCTCCTTTGAGCAGCTGGAACACGTGCGTGAGATGCAGGAGAAACTGGCGCGGCTGCACTTCAGCCTCGACAGCCACGTGGAGGAGCTTTCTGAGGACCAGAGGAAATGTGCCTCCGACCACAACCTGGAGCACCTGCTCAGCAAC CTGGAGGAGCTCAGCACCTCGAT ACAAAAGCTCCACCTGGCCGAGAACCAGGATCTGCCCAAGACGTCTGCTCCCTGA